Proteins found in one Vallitalea guaymasensis genomic segment:
- a CDS encoding VanW family protein: MEEPKNNKKKRKWLLVTIITIIVVIVALACYFFIRYKNMEKVVKRDVIYEGISIEGIDIGGLSKEEALDKMKVIIDEKIFDKEIKISYEDKIYTKPYNYFEFKSNYIEIVDKAYNLFKTGKLKERYNKINKLKEDKIDYSVENVYNEEKIKEFVSSIKNDFNIEPKNAIIHRKNSEFIIDKEVNGLKLNVDTNVANLKNAIDNFKQELELVVEVTKPKYTKEYYSNIKEVIGEYSTAHNNNKARTQNLRIACNKINGTILYPGQDFATHVAISPISSKNGYREAPIIISGEVKDGLGGGICQVATTLYNAVLMAELKVIERQNHSMPVSYIEKGKDATMSGSHVDFVFENSSNYPIYIESFVYGGKLCMRLFGNDERNSSRKIKFQSEIIQKISPPKATYITDSSLAPGAKVTKRKAINGYKVKLYKLIYVNDKLTDKQLVNTSYYKPVGAIIRVGKKKVAEANEPVETMEATNVIEEEETVETLKTIDDDEKITEDTVKGTEEMEEEIVEDIEEDIKIDIEKDVEEDIEKNTENSISDDKMDNNSEEELEKAIDDTVSIQEDSENIEDMEKNEEATDEGVDKDEAGKSTGDST, encoded by the coding sequence ATGGAGGAACCAAAGAATAATAAGAAAAAAAGAAAATGGTTACTAGTAACAATAATCACTATAATAGTAGTTATTGTCGCTTTAGCATGCTATTTTTTTATAAGATACAAAAATATGGAAAAGGTTGTAAAAAGAGATGTCATCTACGAAGGAATAAGTATTGAGGGGATAGACATAGGTGGTTTATCTAAAGAAGAAGCATTAGACAAAATGAAAGTGATTATCGATGAAAAAATATTTGATAAAGAAATAAAAATATCATATGAAGATAAGATATATACTAAACCATATAATTACTTTGAATTCAAATCCAATTATATAGAAATTGTAGATAAAGCCTATAATCTATTCAAGACAGGGAAATTAAAAGAACGATATAATAAAATTAATAAATTAAAAGAAGATAAAATTGATTATAGTGTAGAAAACGTATATAATGAAGAGAAAATAAAAGAATTTGTTAGTTCTATCAAAAATGACTTTAATATAGAGCCAAAAAATGCTATAATACATAGAAAAAATAGTGAATTTATTATAGACAAAGAAGTTAATGGCTTAAAATTGAATGTTGATACGAACGTAGCCAATCTAAAAAATGCGATTGACAATTTTAAACAAGAATTAGAACTTGTTGTTGAGGTAACAAAACCAAAATACACCAAAGAATATTATAGCAATATAAAAGAAGTAATAGGTGAATATAGCACTGCACACAATAATAATAAAGCAAGAACTCAGAATCTAAGAATTGCGTGTAATAAAATAAATGGAACCATTTTATATCCTGGTCAAGACTTTGCTACCCATGTAGCAATAAGTCCTATAAGTTCAAAAAATGGGTATAGAGAAGCCCCTATAATCATTTCAGGCGAAGTAAAAGATGGTCTTGGTGGAGGAATATGCCAAGTAGCTACTACTCTATATAATGCTGTTCTAATGGCAGAACTGAAAGTAATTGAAAGACAAAATCATTCTATGCCAGTATCTTATATAGAAAAAGGCAAAGATGCTACAATGTCAGGTAGTCATGTGGATTTTGTTTTTGAAAACAGTAGCAACTATCCAATATATATTGAAAGTTTTGTATATGGTGGTAAACTCTGTATGAGATTATTTGGTAACGACGAGAGAAATAGTAGCAGAAAGATTAAATTCCAATCAGAAATCATTCAAAAGATATCTCCACCAAAAGCTACTTATATAACAGATAGTTCCTTGGCACCAGGTGCAAAGGTTACAAAAAGAAAAGCAATAAATGGTTATAAAGTAAAATTATATAAATTAATTTATGTAAATGATAAATTAACGGATAAACAATTAGTAAATACCAGTTATTATAAGCCAGTTGGTGCTATAATAAGAGTAGGCAAGAAAAAGGTAGCTGAAGCAAATGAACCTGTTGAAACTATGGAAGCGACTAATGTAATAGAGGAAGAAGAAACAGTAGAAACATTGAAGACTATAGATGATGATGAAAAAATTACTGAAGATACTGTAAAAGGTACTGAAGAAATGGAAGAAGAAATTGTAGAAGATATAGAAGAAGATATAAAAATAGATATAGAAAAAGATGTAGAAGAAGATATAGAAAAGAATACTGAAAATAGTATTTCAGATGATAAGATGGATAATAATTCAGAAGAAGAATTAGAAAAAGCCATAGATGATACTGTTTCGATTCAAGAAGATTCAGAAAACATAGAAGATATGGAAAAAAATGAAGAAGCTACAGACGAAGGAGTCGATAAAGATGAAGCTGGGAAAAGTACCGGAGACAGTACTTAA
- a CDS encoding AIR synthase family protein yields the protein MKLGKVPETVLKRSIFKQLSTHRDEVIVRPNVGEDCSAIKFDKDEVCVVSTDPITGAVKDIGSLAVNITANDLASSGAEPVGILLTLLLPEGFMEEELKEIMKDVNYQCNLLNIEVMGGHTEVTNAVNKPIISVTGIGKAHENKLVLTGKAEVGQDIVITKWAGLEGTAIITKDNEDKLREHFNSDLIDNAMKLGDYISVVEEAKIAVEYGATSMHDVTEGGVFGALWEVAACSNVGLEVKLEDIPIKQETIEICEYYNLNPYKLISSGCMIITTYNGELLVEKLEKAGIAGSVIGKIVEGKDKIVIQSDTRRALTPPKTDELYKVINA from the coding sequence ATGAAGCTGGGAAAAGTACCGGAGACAGTACTTAAGAGATCTATATTTAAACAACTTAGTACACATAGAGATGAAGTCATTGTTAGACCTAATGTTGGTGAAGATTGCTCAGCAATAAAATTTGATAAAGATGAAGTATGTGTTGTATCCACTGATCCTATAACAGGTGCAGTAAAGGATATTGGTTCACTAGCTGTTAACATAACAGCCAATGACTTAGCTTCTAGTGGTGCTGAACCTGTAGGCATCTTACTTACATTACTTCTTCCAGAAGGTTTTATGGAAGAAGAATTGAAAGAAATCATGAAAGATGTTAATTATCAATGTAATCTATTAAATATTGAGGTAATGGGCGGTCATACAGAAGTAACTAATGCAGTGAATAAGCCTATTATCTCAGTAACTGGAATTGGTAAAGCCCATGAAAACAAGCTAGTCCTAACAGGAAAAGCAGAAGTGGGACAAGACATAGTTATAACAAAGTGGGCAGGACTTGAAGGTACTGCAATTATTACTAAAGATAATGAGGATAAGCTAAGAGAACATTTTAATTCAGATCTTATTGATAATGCAATGAAGCTAGGTGATTACATATCTGTTGTAGAAGAAGCAAAAATAGCAGTGGAATATGGAGCCACATCCATGCATGATGTAACAGAAGGTGGTGTGTTTGGAGCTTTATGGGAAGTCGCCGCTTGTTCTAACGTAGGTTTAGAAGTTAAACTTGAAGATATTCCTATTAAACAAGAAACCATTGAGATATGCGAATATTATAATCTGAATCCTTATAAATTAATTTCTAGTGGATGTATGATTATTACTACATATAATGGGGAACTGCTGGTAGAAAAGTTAGAAAAAGCAGGAATTGCTGGTTCAGTAATAGGTAAAATAGTAGAAGGAAAAGATAAGATAGTTATTCAATCTGATACCAGAAGAGCATTGACCCCACCAAAGACAGATGAATTGTATAAAGTTATTAATGCCTAG
- a CDS encoding Lrp/AsnC family transcriptional regulator → MRQEILGILEQNCKVTVDDLATILDNPKEDIAKELTQLEKEQIICGYHTIINWDKTNIHKVTALIEVKVTPQRGQGFDKIAERIYRFKEVTAVYLMSGGFDLTVIIEGKTMKEVALFVGQKLAPLESVLSTGTHFVLKKYKDHGIILEENKKDERMAVTP, encoded by the coding sequence ATGAGACAAGAGATTTTAGGTATATTAGAACAGAATTGCAAGGTAACAGTTGATGATCTGGCCACAATATTAGATAATCCAAAAGAAGATATTGCAAAAGAGTTGACACAACTGGAAAAAGAACAGATTATATGTGGTTACCATACAATAATTAACTGGGATAAAACAAATATTCATAAGGTAACAGCATTGATTGAAGTAAAAGTAACACCACAAAGAGGACAAGGTTTTGATAAAATAGCTGAAAGAATCTATAGATTCAAAGAAGTTACAGCTGTTTATCTAATGTCAGGTGGTTTTGATTTAACAGTTATAATAGAAGGAAAAACAATGAAAGAAGTAGCATTATTCGTAGGACAAAAGTTAGCACCTCTTGAATCAGTATTAAGTACAGGTACTCACTTTGTACTTAAAAAATATAAAGACCATGGTATTATATTAGAAGAAAATAAAAAAGATGAAAGAATGGCGGTGACACCATGA
- a CDS encoding aminotransferase class I/II-fold pyridoxal phosphate-dependent enzyme, giving the protein MRLEDKLSKKVKVIPPSGIRKFFDIVSEMEDAISLGVGEPDFDTPWNIREEGIYSLEKGKTFYTSNSGMLELRDEICKYLKRKFGLNYDYKSETLVTVGGSEGIDLAFRALINPGDEVLIPEPCFVSYKPCAFLAGATPVTIPLKAENEFRLTPEEVEEHVTDKTKILVLSFPNNPTGAIMDKEDLQKIAEVAIKHDLIVLSDEIYAELTYGEKHVSIASLDGMKDRTIVINGFSKAYSMTGWRMGYAVGPKEIIGPMTKIHQYGIMCAPTTSQYAAIEAVKNSDSDVEEMRKAYNGRRKVMIEGFRSMGLECFEPLGAFYLFPSIKRTGLTSEEFANRLLMEEKVAVVPGTAFGDSGEGFIRCSYAYSINDLKLAISRIEKFVGRLIK; this is encoded by the coding sequence ATGAGGTTAGAAGACAAGCTATCAAAAAAAGTAAAAGTTATTCCACCATCTGGTATTAGAAAATTTTTCGATATAGTATCTGAGATGGAAGATGCTATTTCATTAGGTGTAGGTGAACCTGATTTTGACACTCCTTGGAATATTAGGGAAGAAGGAATATATTCTCTAGAAAAAGGAAAGACTTTTTACACTTCCAATTCAGGTATGTTAGAGCTTAGAGATGAAATATGTAAATATCTAAAAAGAAAATTTGGATTAAACTATGATTACAAGTCAGAAACTTTGGTGACAGTTGGAGGTAGCGAAGGAATAGACCTAGCATTCAGAGCCCTTATCAATCCTGGTGATGAAGTATTAATTCCAGAACCTTGCTTTGTATCTTATAAGCCTTGTGCTTTTTTAGCAGGGGCAACTCCTGTTACTATACCATTAAAAGCGGAAAATGAGTTTAGATTAACACCAGAAGAAGTTGAAGAACATGTAACAGATAAGACAAAGATATTAGTATTATCATTCCCTAATAACCCAACAGGTGCTATTATGGATAAAGAAGATTTACAAAAGATAGCTGAAGTAGCTATAAAGCATGATTTGATTGTTTTATCAGATGAAATCTATGCAGAACTTACATATGGTGAAAAACATGTTTCTATAGCATCTCTAGATGGTATGAAAGATAGAACAATAGTCATAAACGGATTTTCAAAAGCATATTCCATGACAGGTTGGAGAATGGGTTATGCAGTAGGTCCAAAAGAAATAATAGGACCTATGACCAAAATACATCAATATGGAATTATGTGTGCGCCTACTACAAGTCAATATGCAGCTATTGAGGCAGTGAAAAACAGTGATTCAGATGTAGAAGAAATGAGAAAAGCATATAATGGTAGAAGAAAAGTAATGATTGAAGGTTTCAGAAGTATGGGACTTGAATGTTTTGAGCCATTAGGAGCTTTTTATCTGTTCCCATCGATTAAAAGAACAGGTTTAACATCAGAGGAATTCGCTAATAGATTACTTATGGAAGAAAAAGTTGCTGTAGTACCAGGTACAGCATTTGGTGACAGTGGTGAAGGATTCATCAGATGTTCTTATGCTTATAGTATCAATGATTTGAAATTGGCTATTAGTAGAATAGAAAAATTTGTAGGAAGATTAATCAAGTAA